Proteins from one Deinococcus fonticola genomic window:
- a CDS encoding NADPH-dependent FMN reductase, producing the protein MSFPPPRLKFTVLSTSLDPESRSAWLCTLAARQLAAAGHAVTLLDLRITPLPPFDNVQGQTVQGGDGCYEHPAFAAYHRAIQEADGVFMGVPVYNWGVGSGAKALVELTGSSDDGRGLHGAWFDRPVTFLVSGGLDHGYLSHGAFALGLMFDFKCVVNPHFVYATSAHWDAPEVPGEWLAGRLHRTVERGVDLAARLKDRPYQSVWEI; encoded by the coding sequence ATGAGCTTCCCTCCCCCACGCCTGAAATTCACCGTTCTCTCGACCAGCCTCGACCCGGAAAGCCGCAGCGCCTGGCTGTGTACCCTGGCCGCCCGTCAACTGGCCGCCGCCGGTCACGCGGTGACGCTGCTCGACCTGCGAATCACCCCCCTGCCGCCGTTCGATAATGTTCAGGGGCAGACCGTGCAGGGCGGCGACGGCTGCTACGAACACCCGGCGTTCGCGGCTTATCACCGGGCCATTCAGGAAGCGGACGGGGTGTTCATGGGCGTGCCGGTGTACAACTGGGGGGTGGGCAGCGGCGCCAAGGCCCTGGTGGAACTCACCGGCAGCAGCGACGACGGGCGCGGCCTGCACGGCGCGTGGTTCGACCGGCCCGTGACGTTCCTGGTGTCGGGCGGCCTGGATCACGGCTATCTGAGTCACGGGGCCTTCGCGCTGGGCCTGATGTTCGACTTCAAGTGCGTCGTCAACCCGCACTTCGTGTACGCCACCTCGGCCCACTGGGACGCCCCCGAGGTACCGGGCGAGTGGCTGGCCGGGCGCCTGCACCGCACCGTGGAACGCGGCGTCGACCTGGCCGCCCGCCTGAAAGACCGCCCGTATCAGAGCGTCTGGGAAATCTAG
- a CDS encoding inorganic diphosphatase — protein sequence MSTSPTSTCPTYQGVVEWTAGTAQRFIWRGGRTEPYRTEARPAPVNYGCLPALWNPADHAEVDAVWLGEPRPVGTLVQATPSGLLHLQDGDHKVVFGPLEDAQALLDWFPAERGARLLAPADALAWLESLPLPPHP from the coding sequence TTGAGCACCTCCCCCACCTCCACCTGCCCCACCTATCAGGGCGTCGTCGAGTGGACGGCCGGCACGGCGCAGCGCTTCATCTGGCGCGGCGGACGCACCGAACCTTACCGCACCGAAGCGCGGCCCGCCCCCGTGAATTACGGCTGCCTGCCGGCCCTCTGGAACCCCGCCGACCACGCCGAGGTGGACGCCGTGTGGCTGGGCGAACCGCGCCCCGTGGGCACGCTGGTGCAGGCCACGCCCTCGGGGCTGCTGCACTTGCAGGACGGCGACCATAAAGTCGTCTTTGGCCCTCTGGAGGATGCCCAGGCCCTGCTGGACTGGTTTCCCGCGGAACGTGGGGCGCGGCTGCTGGCGCCAGCGGACGCGTTGGCCTGGCTGGAGAGCCTGCCCCTCCCCCCCCACCCCTGA
- a CDS encoding MBL fold metallo-hydrolase — MSEVHTIDLMFQETPGVIAAFVFDTGDGLAVVDTGPTSTLGVLEEGLGKLGAGLGDVRHLLLTHIHFDHAGAAGSILEKSRKARVYVHEKGAPHLVNPEKLLASATQIYGDQMDTLWGEMKPMDADRVTALTGGEGLKLGHADIHALYTPGHAVHHLAYHSGDDLFTGDVGGIRLLERQTPRAPTPPPDINLALWRESIERLRQLDARTLHLAHFGRYPQSQAHWDGLLQTMQLDAERVREPMQQGRDFAYIKEQFTETLLAELADEDAALPELYEFACPPWMSVQGLMRYWTRQAARSAIQGGQA; from the coding sequence ATGAGTGAAGTGCACACGATTGATCTGATGTTTCAGGAGACGCCGGGCGTCATCGCCGCGTTCGTCTTCGATACCGGGGACGGGCTGGCGGTGGTGGACACCGGGCCGACCTCTACCCTGGGCGTGCTGGAAGAGGGACTCGGCAAGTTGGGCGCGGGCCTGGGGGACGTGCGGCACCTGCTGCTGACCCACATTCACTTCGATCACGCTGGGGCGGCCGGCAGCATTCTGGAAAAATCCCGCAAGGCGCGGGTGTACGTTCACGAGAAGGGCGCGCCGCACCTGGTCAACCCGGAAAAGCTGCTGGCCAGCGCCACGCAGATTTACGGCGACCAGATGGACACGCTGTGGGGCGAGATGAAACCCATGGACGCCGATCGCGTGACCGCACTGACGGGCGGCGAGGGCCTCAAGCTCGGCCACGCCGACATTCACGCGCTGTACACGCCCGGTCACGCGGTGCACCACCTGGCCTACCACAGCGGGGACGACCTGTTCACCGGAGACGTGGGCGGTATTCGCCTGCTGGAGCGGCAGACGCCCCGCGCCCCCACGCCGCCGCCCGACATCAACCTGGCATTGTGGCGGGAAAGCATCGAGCGGCTGCGGCAGCTGGACGCCCGCACCCTGCACCTGGCGCACTTCGGCCGTTACCCGCAAAGTCAGGCGCACTGGGACGGCCTGCTTCAGACCATGCAACTGGATGCCGAGCGCGTGCGCGAACCCATGCAGCAGGGCCGGGACTTTGCCTACATCAAGGAGCAGTTCACGGAAACGCTGCTGGCTGAGCTGGCCGACGAGGACGCTGCGCTGCCGGAGCTGTACGAATTTGCCTGCCCCCCGTGGATGAGCGTGCAGGGGCTGATGCGCTACTGGACGCGCCAGGCCGCCCGCAGCGCCATCCAGGGAGGACAGGCATGA
- a CDS encoding transposase has product MIQTRSIVLWRLVPVVQLGENENSVYKRLKRFMQYPLSQTMIARFVLSFLRQEQQVLLLLDRTNWKWGQQDINFLILSVSWRTFSFPLAWTLIPHRANSTSEQRIELLEAVMPLLAGKTVYLLADREFIGKKWFQALKRLHVLPCIRLKANSRVNGIPVWALLCKLEPGEMRYWYKSMCIYGVQLRQWFVQF; this is encoded by the coding sequence ATGATTCAAACCCGCAGTATCGTGCTGTGGCGTCTTGTCCCCGTCGTCCAACTTGGTGAAAACGAGAACAGCGTCTACAAGAGACTCAAGCGTTTCATGCAGTATCCGCTGTCCCAGACCATGATTGCCAGATTTGTCCTTTCATTCTTGCGTCAGGAGCAGCAAGTGCTGCTCCTGCTGGATCGTACAAACTGGAAGTGGGGTCAGCAGGACATCAACTTCTTGATTTTGAGCGTCTCCTGGCGCACGTTCTCCTTCCCCCTCGCTTGGACACTCATTCCACACCGTGCCAACAGCACCTCTGAGCAGCGGATCGAACTTCTGGAAGCGGTGATGCCGCTCCTGGCGGGGAAAACGGTTTATCTGCTGGCTGACCGGGAATTCATAGGGAAGAAGTGGTTCCAAGCCCTGAAACGTCTCCATGTTTTGCCTTGCATCCGCTTAAAGGCGAATTCCAGAGTGAACGGGATTCCTGTCTGGGCGTTGTTGTGCAAGCTGGAACCGGGGGAAATGCGCTACTGGTATAAGTCCATGTGCATTTACGGTGTTCAGTTGCGTCAATGGTTCGTGCAGTTTTGA
- a CDS encoding RluA family pseudouridine synthase: MSRDALLPPAEKPRVIVEHPDFYVVHKPALWLTHPVKGRVDVPDLLTFMRAETGEADLAPPHRLDRETSGAQLLTRDSDAARRFYTLFKTHLVGKTYLAIVHGSPEWERRTLDAPLGELGLGGANRVVIRQAVVPDGRPAVTDFRVAGRRGQHTLIEAYPRSGRLHQIRAHLSHLGLPMVGDKIYGLDPNVFLEFMETGQTPQLTARLGLARQALHAARLAFPWEGAQFVAEVPLAPDLQAYWEGIGDEEGVSGEARQEGL, translated from the coding sequence GTGAGCCGTGATGCTCTTCTGCCGCCGGCAGAGAAACCGCGCGTCATCGTGGAACACCCGGATTTCTACGTGGTTCACAAACCGGCGCTGTGGCTGACGCACCCGGTGAAGGGGCGGGTGGACGTGCCGGACTTGCTGACGTTTATGCGGGCCGAAACGGGCGAGGCCGACCTGGCCCCGCCGCACCGCCTGGATAGGGAAACCAGCGGAGCGCAGCTGCTGACGCGTGACAGCGACGCCGCCCGCCGGTTCTACACGCTGTTCAAAACGCACCTGGTCGGGAAAACGTACCTGGCCATCGTTCACGGCTCGCCCGAGTGGGAACGCCGCACGCTGGACGCTCCACTGGGGGAACTGGGCCTGGGCGGCGCGAACAGGGTGGTCATCCGGCAGGCGGTGGTGCCGGATGGGCGGCCCGCCGTGACCGACTTCCGGGTGGCCGGGCGGCGCGGGCAGCACACGCTGATCGAGGCTTATCCGCGCAGTGGCCGGCTGCACCAGATCCGGGCGCACCTGTCGCACCTGGGCCTGCCGATGGTCGGCGACAAGATTTATGGCCTTGACCCCAATGTGTTTCTGGAATTCATGGAAACCGGGCAGACGCCGCAGCTGACCGCGCGGCTGGGGCTGGCGCGCCAGGCGCTGCACGCCGCCCGCCTGGCTTTTCCGTGGGAGGGCGCTCAGTTCGTGGCCGAAGTGCCGCTGGCTCCGGATTTGCAGGCGTACTGGGAGGGGATCGGGGATGAGGAAGGGGTCAGTGGAGAAGCCCGCCAGGAAGGCCTATAG
- a CDS encoding tyrosine-type recombinase/integrase, producing the protein MKLEELHQIHRRHLLSMRRSPRTVEFYEQGMLALTRYLDSQGTPPDTDHVSRLTLQELQLALRERGLSPGGEHAILRAIRGAFRWAIEEELITVDPTRKLRMPALPQERPPTVQPEEIRAALKLVAAMDQPLRNRALLLVMLDCGLRMGEIIQLRVEDVDLAAGMVTVRAETAKREKERRVPIGIKASRAVAAYERRERDPVFPHVGELFLNRSGEPMTAGGIHHLMVKVAKGIGVPRSHVAPHAWRRAFAVGMLRGGANLFELQQMMGHTTLEMTRKYVKLLPDDLQRVHLRASPADRL; encoded by the coding sequence ATGAAGCTTGAAGAGCTGCACCAGATACACCGCCGACACCTGCTGTCCATGCGTCGCAGCCCCAGGACTGTCGAGTTCTACGAGCAGGGCATGCTCGCCCTGACCCGCTATCTCGACTCGCAGGGAACGCCGCCGGACACGGATCACGTGAGCCGCCTGACGCTCCAGGAGTTGCAGCTGGCCCTACGGGAGCGCGGCCTGTCGCCGGGTGGCGAGCACGCCATCCTGCGTGCAATCCGTGGGGCATTCCGCTGGGCGATCGAAGAGGAGCTGATCACCGTTGATCCCACCAGGAAGTTGCGCATGCCAGCGCTGCCGCAGGAGCGTCCGCCGACCGTGCAGCCCGAGGAGATCAGGGCGGCGCTGAAGCTGGTCGCTGCCATGGATCAGCCGCTCAGGAACCGCGCCCTACTGCTGGTGATGTTGGACTGCGGGCTGCGGATGGGTGAGATCATCCAGCTGCGGGTTGAGGATGTCGATCTGGCCGCGGGGATGGTCACGGTGCGGGCAGAGACGGCGAAGCGTGAAAAGGAGCGGCGCGTTCCGATCGGGATCAAAGCGTCGCGCGCAGTGGCGGCCTACGAGCGGCGGGAGCGTGATCCGGTGTTCCCGCACGTTGGCGAGCTCTTCCTGAATCGCAGCGGAGAGCCCATGACCGCTGGCGGGATACATCACCTGATGGTCAAGGTGGCGAAAGGCATCGGCGTCCCGCGCTCGCATGTGGCCCCACACGCCTGGAGGCGCGCGTTCGCGGTGGGGATGCTGCGCGGTGGGGCGAACTTGTTTGAGCTTCAGCAGATGATGGGCCACACCACGCTTGAGATGACAAGGAAGTACGTCAAGCTACTTCCGGACGACCTCCAGCGGGTGCACCTGCGCGCTAGTCCGGCTGATCGGCTGTAG
- the purD gene encoding phosphoribosylamine--glycine ligase, translating to MKVLVIGSGGREHAIVDACQRCGHEVICTPGNPGIAELARVVTCAQDAESLASLAQAEGVDIVIVGPEAYLAAGVVDACAARGIPAFGPTQAASRLEGDKAWSKAFMVRHGVPTAQHRAFETLEDAQRYVQTRTPPIVVKDAALKAGKGVTIAQTHSFAQAALEDIFSDPGAKVVIEDFMTGQEVSILALCDGERYALTPPSQDHKTIFEGDTGPMTGGMGVICPFPLSDAQLGVIRREIIERTLAGMREEGLPFRGVLYAGLMLTPAGPQVVEFNARFGDPEAEAILPLLQSDLAQHALDAAQGNLDPAAVHFREGASAVVIMAAPNYPADPQKGIPLQLPATGDQERIYHAGTTIQEGRLVSSGGRVLAVTALADTLPAARAKAYHLASQVGFPGAQLRRDIGFRLGLHD from the coding sequence ATGAAGGTGCTGGTCATCGGCAGCGGCGGGCGCGAGCACGCCATCGTGGACGCCTGCCAGCGCTGCGGCCACGAGGTCATCTGCACCCCCGGCAACCCCGGCATCGCCGAACTGGCCCGCGTGGTCACCTGCGCCCAGGACGCCGAGAGCCTGGCCAGCCTGGCGCAGGCCGAGGGGGTGGACATCGTGATTGTCGGCCCGGAAGCCTACCTGGCCGCCGGGGTGGTGGACGCCTGCGCCGCCCGTGGCATTCCCGCCTTCGGCCCCACGCAGGCCGCGAGCCGCCTGGAAGGCGACAAGGCCTGGAGCAAGGCCTTCATGGTGCGCCACGGCGTGCCCACCGCCCAGCACCGCGCCTTCGAGACGCTGGAAGACGCGCAGCGGTACGTGCAGACCCGCACCCCGCCCATCGTGGTCAAGGACGCGGCGCTGAAAGCCGGCAAGGGCGTCACCATCGCCCAGACGCACAGTTTCGCGCAGGCGGCGCTGGAGGACATCTTCAGCGACCCCGGCGCGAAAGTCGTGATCGAGGACTTCATGACCGGGCAGGAGGTCAGCATCCTGGCGCTGTGCGACGGCGAACGCTACGCCCTGACGCCCCCCAGCCAGGATCACAAGACCATCTTTGAAGGCGACACCGGCCCCATGACCGGCGGCATGGGCGTCATCTGCCCCTTTCCGCTGTCGGACGCGCAACTGGGGGTGATTCGCCGTGAGATCATCGAGCGCACCCTGGCCGGCATGCGTGAGGAAGGCCTGCCTTTCAGGGGCGTGCTGTACGCCGGCCTGATGCTTACGCCCGCCGGGCCGCAGGTCGTGGAATTCAACGCCCGCTTTGGCGACCCGGAAGCCGAGGCCATCCTGCCACTGCTGCAAAGCGACCTGGCCCAGCACGCCCTGGACGCCGCTCAGGGTAATCTCGACCCTGCGGCCGTGCACTTCCGCGAGGGGGCCAGCGCCGTGGTCATCATGGCCGCCCCCAACTACCCGGCCGACCCGCAAAAAGGCATTCCCCTGCAGCTGCCCGCTACGGGCGACCAGGAACGCATCTACCACGCCGGCACCACCATCCAGGAAGGCCGCCTGGTCAGCAGTGGCGGACGCGTCCTGGCCGTCACCGCTCTGGCCGACACCCTCCCGGCCGCCCGCGCGAAGGCCTATCACCTCGCCAGCCAGGTGGGGTTCCCCGGAGCGCAACTGCGCCGGGACATCGGCTTTCGCCTCGGCCTGCACGATTGA
- a CDS encoding helical backbone metal receptor, with product MPPLRLASLVSSNSDILAALGVTSWVVAADHHSDAPGLEQARRVGPDLNIDIPALVATKPDLVLASLSVPGLEQVVDGVQKAGLPLLVLDPISVADAQEDVRRIGRALGLDARAEQVVQGWQAEMQRLRRAYPRPPRVVVEWWPRPVINATQDSWVTDLLADLGAENAFADRPGRSAPMHWPEVVDARPDLIVCSWCGAKKLRPEVIAARGLPVPVIPVLESGLGRPGPRLVEGARQIAAALEHLVLTEEALTEGVSRVQEPTL from the coding sequence ATGCCGCCCCTGCGTCTCGCTTCCCTGGTGTCCAGCAACAGTGACATTCTCGCCGCGTTGGGGGTGACTTCGTGGGTGGTGGCCGCCGACCACCACAGTGACGCGCCCGGTCTGGAGCAGGCCCGCCGGGTCGGCCCGGACTTGAACATCGACATCCCGGCGCTGGTGGCAACGAAGCCGGATCTGGTGCTGGCCAGCCTCAGCGTGCCGGGTCTGGAGCAGGTCGTGGACGGCGTGCAAAAGGCCGGCTTGCCGCTGCTGGTGCTTGACCCGATCAGTGTCGCGGACGCGCAGGAGGACGTGCGCCGCATCGGGCGGGCACTGGGCCTGGACGCCAGGGCCGAGCAGGTGGTGCAGGGCTGGCAGGCCGAGATGCAGCGCCTGCGCCGCGCTTACCCGCGCCCGCCGCGCGTGGTGGTCGAGTGGTGGCCGCGCCCCGTGATCAACGCCACGCAGGACTCCTGGGTCACGGACCTGCTGGCCGACCTGGGGGCCGAGAACGCCTTCGCGGACAGACCGGGCCGCAGCGCCCCCATGCACTGGCCCGAGGTGGTGGACGCCCGGCCCGACCTGATCGTGTGCTCGTGGTGCGGCGCGAAGAAACTGCGCCCCGAGGTAATTGCGGCGCGGGGCCTGCCGGTGCCGGTCATCCCGGTGCTGGAAAGTGGTCTAGGCCGCCCCGGCCCGCGCCTGGTCGAGGGCGCCCGGCAGATCGCGGCGGCCCTGGAACATCTGGTTCTGACAGAAGAGGCTTTGACGGAAGGGGTAAGCAGGGTGCAGGAGCCGACGCTATAG